One segment of Tetrapisispora phaffii CBS 4417 chromosome 1, complete genome DNA contains the following:
- the TFA2 gene encoding transcription factor TFIIE subunit TFA2 (similar to Saccharomyces cerevisiae TFA2 (YKR062W); ancestral locus Anc_1.202) encodes MGSAKDPLLANLNAFKNKVKSSSNLAKQQTVIIDDVEEDVKPTLKRSASQMDDSDTAMSSVSASAKKEDDVIILDDIKRETVQTPIPIEDEHLNKNIKLEKTNGIANGLSSASNDLLDDIVDDEDSPSKKVRPGSLAAAALQSSQSDISRSHDSSKLLWATEYIQKKGQPVLLNELCDYLSISKKDKIVELLKKLEKIQFDDKTNSYKYISTYDVHSTQELMHLLRSQVTFKGISCRELKDGWPGCDEAINELEEESKILVLRTKKDRTPRYVWYNNGSLLNNIDEEFVKMWENVQLPQFSELPRKLQDLGLKPASVDPATIKRQTTKVEVKRKKQRRGKITNTHMAGILKDYSNRV; translated from the coding sequence ATGGGCAGTGCGAAAGATCCGCTTTTGGCGAATTTGAATGCATTCAAGAATAAAGTGAAGTCGTCTTCGAATTTAGCAAAACAACAGACGGTTATAATCGATGATGTCGAGGAAGACGTTAAGCCCACTTTGAAGAGAAGTGCTTCGCAGATGGACGATAGTGATACGGCGATGTCGAGTGTGAGTGCGAGTGCGAAGAAAGAAGATGACGTTATTATATTGGACGATATTAAGAGGGAGACCGTGCAGACACCGATCCCAATAGAAGATGAACATttgaacaaaaatattaaattggAGAAAACTAATGGTATTGCAAACGGACTCTCTAGTGCCTCGAATGATTTACTTGACGATATTGTCGACGATGAGGATTCTCCCTCTAAAAAAGTAAGACCAGGGTCATTGGCTGCTGCTGCTTTACAATCTAGTCAGTCTGATATTTCCCGAAGTCATGACTCGTCAAAATTACTATGGGCTACTGAATATATCCAGAAGAAAGGTCAGCCAGTGTTATTGAATGAATTATGCGACTATTTATCCATTAgtaaaaaagataaaattgtggaattattaaaaaaattagagaAAATTCAATTCGATGATAAAACAAACagttataaatatatctcCACCTACGACGTACATTCTACACAAGAGTTAATGCATCTACTAAGATCACAAGTTACATTCAAAGGTATTTCATGTAGAGAATTAAAAGACGGTTGGCCTGGTTGTGATGAAGCTATCAATGAGTTGGAAGAAGAAAGTAAAATTTTGGTCCTAAGAACTAAGAAAGATAGAACTCCAAGATATGTTTGGTACAATAATGGTAGtttgttaaataatattgatgaagaattCGTTAAGATGTGGGAAAACGTTCAACTTCCCCAATTCTCAGAATTACCTAGAAAATTACAAGATTTAGGTCTAAAACCTGCTAGTGTAGACCCAGCTACTATAAAGAGACAAACAACTAAAGTTGAAGtcaaaagaaagaaacaaaGAAGAGgtaaaattacaaatacTCACATGGCAGGTATCTTAAAGGATTACTCAAATAGggtttaa
- the PET130 gene encoding Pet130p (similar to Saccharomyces cerevisiae PET130 (YJL023C); ancestral locus Anc_5.172) has product MRCLSLIFSRSLGNLAIDYSYLKQVHGVYCNVVTPKTPAISIEESDNKLTNEYSLELPLEYRTNIYKTKNLNYNPINAAAAKLRGIPSLIHRIRYQEKLFAKEANVYSCDYFSLTYFPPNHFLSLFRKSKPSICVLPLMKQPFNGEIVPKDITNDKTLTDEFYKNFEKQYQAILKKYPSIIPKDYAFIRRNIQVMTKRTFIEQWSKLSGDKAISELIEYGSESSKEKSIFTYIDGDGNSLKGVAKDGYYHYQIFKYPSPNEHELFRDNIKRSVDVVAKLVSIDNKKEDKNQKKIDWVTRDNDRISLKKINSLLRQHDLPLLIRNKEKP; this is encoded by the coding sequence ATGCGATGCCTTAGTCTAATATTCAGTCGCTCTTTGGGTAATCTAGCCATAGACTATTCATATTTGAAACAGGTTCATGGAGTGTATTGCAACGTTGTAACTCCAAAAACACCTGCTATATCAATTGAGGAGtctgataataaattaacaaatgaaTATAGCCTAGAATTGCCATTAGAATATAGAACCAACATttataaaactaaaaatttaaattataatccTATTAATGCTGCTGCTGCAAAACTTAGAGGAATACCTTCCCTAATTCATAGAATTAGGTATCAAGAGAAACTATTTGCAAAGGAAGCAAATGTGTATTCCTGTGATTACTTTTCTTTGACTTACTTTCCACCTAATCATTTTCTGTCACTATTCAGAAAATCGAAACCTTCCATTTGTGTATTACCATTAATGAAGCAACCTTTTAATGGTGAAATAGTACCCAAGGATATAACGAATGACAAAACTTTAACTGATGAATTCTATAAAAACtttgaaaaacaatatcAGGCtatattgaagaaatatcCATCGATTATACCAAAAGATTATGCATTTATTAGAAGGAACATTCAGGTGATGACGAAACGTACTTTTATTGAACAATGGTCAAAACTTAGTGGTGACAAAGCTATCAGTGAACTAATTGAATATGGTTCAGAAAGTTCTAAGGAAAAGTCGATTTTTACTTATATAGATGGTGATGGGAACTCCTTAAAAGGTGTAGCTAAAGATggatattatcattatcaaatattcaaatatccTAGCCCTAATGAGCATGAGCTATTCAGGGATAATATTAAACGTAGTGTTGATGTAGTTGCAAAGTTAGTATCAATAGATAACAAAAAAGAAGACAAAAATCAGAAGAAAATTGATTGGGTAACCAGAGATAATGATAGGATAtctttaaagaaaataaattcattgcTTCGACAGCATGATCTACCTTTACTGATAAGAAATAAAGAGAAACCatga
- the PUS6 gene encoding pseudouridine synthase PUS6 (similar to Saccharomyces cerevisiae PUS6 (YGR169C); ancestral locus Anc_5.171) produces MPLEVVYTNGLRKLKPYYSTRNTFAKGRWLGKTLLEVLVKEFKTFTEQHYIDGITKGLYTIYRDGELLAADDVLHSRIQNKDIVETRFHKHEPPVKQWCTELIENNDRQGRVAGIDLIYEDDNLFIIDKPNGIPVHPTGQFYKNTLTEIFKTHGKTVSPCYRIDKVTSGLLIFAKNQVAASDIQTKISERTMNKYYFARVKGKFPGTLSNIFGDSYNISDIIQQDPVIENSSIYTVELKKGSLAAFSPTREAVTHFYPIKYYPDCDHSVVLCKPLTGRTHQIRIHLARLGFPIVNDPFYNINNTKFRRRSKFLLDYKERESIDKLKLQNIFNQFVEETAEQKSNSISNEQGSKCLECGINLLDDSSISELEIYLHAWCYSNKDNTFEYKTKIPEWA; encoded by the coding sequence ATGCCATTGGAGGTAGTTTATACTAATGGTTTAAGAAAGCTCAAACCTTACTATAGTACGAGAAATACATTCGCGAAGGGACGATGGTTGGGCAAAACACTTTTAGAAGTACTTGTTAAAGAGTTTAAGACTTTTACAGAACAACATTATATTGATGGTATTACAAAAGGCTTATATACTATTTACAGAGATGGGGAATTATTAGCAGCCGATGATGTGTTGCATAGCAGAATACAAAATAAGGATATCGTCGAAACAAGATTTCATAAACACGAACCACCTGTGAAGCAATGGTGTACCGAATTGATAGAAAACAATGACAGGCAAGGAAGAGTAGCAGGGATAGACTTAATATATGAAGATGATAATTTGTTCATAATCGATAAGCCAAATGGGATCCCAGTACATCCTACAGGCCAGTTTTATAAAAACACGCTAACTGAGATATTCAAAACACATGGTAAAACTGTCTCTCCCTGTTATAGAATAGACAAAGTGACCTCTGGATTACTGATTTTTGCGAAGAATCAGGTAGCTGCAAGTGATATTCAAACAAAGATAAGTGAACGGACGATGAATAAGTACTATTTTGCCAGAGTGAAAGGTAAGTTTCCAGGTACACTAAGCAATATTTTTGGTGACAGCTACAATATATCAGACATTATACAACAAGATCCtgtaattgaaaattcatCCATATATACagttgaattgaaaaaggGATCATTAGCTGCATTTTCGCCAACCAGGGAAGCTGTAACTCACTTTTATCCTATAAAGTACTATCCTGATTGCGATCACAGTGTTGTGTTATGTAAACCATTAACGGGAAGGACGCATCAAATAAGGATACATTTAGCCAGGTTAGGTTTCCCAATTGTTAATGATCCATtctataatataaataatacaaaattTAGAAGGCGTTCTAAGTTTTTATTAGATTATAAAGAACGGGAAAGCatagataaattaaaattgcaaaatatctttaatcaatttgttgaagaaaCTGCTGAACAAAAATCAAACTCAATATCTAATGAACAAGGTAGTAAATGTTTAGAATGTGGAATAAACTTATTAGATGACTCCAGTATTTCTGAACTTGAAATATATCTACATGCATGGTGTTATTCGAATAAAGATAATACTTTTGAATACAAGACTAAAATCCCTGAGTGGGCATAG